The following coding sequences are from one Candidatus Omnitrophota bacterium window:
- a CDS encoding transposase: MRPAFERRCRRTKHSPGQERVEQKQRSLDPEILALHRYIILATSLPESVSMRQVLELYCVRWQIELAFKRLKFIMGLGHLPKEDDESAKTWLHGKLLVSCLAQAIVDEGHFFSPWGYPWQR; this comes from the coding sequence CTGCGCCCTGCGTTTGAGCGAAGATGCCGCCGAACAAAGCATTCGCCGGGCCAAGAAAGAGTTGAGCAAAAACAGCGTAGTCTCGATCCCGAAATTCTCGCTCTGCACCGTTATATTATTTTAGCTACATCGCTGCCAGAATCTGTTTCCATGCGGCAAGTCCTCGAATTATATTGTGTACGCTGGCAGATCGAACTGGCTTTTAAACGGTTGAAATTCATCATGGGATTGGGACACCTGCCAAAAGAAGACGATGAATCCGCCAAAACATGGCTTCACGGGAAATTGCTCGTATCCTGTCTTGCCCAAGCTATCGTGGATGAAGGACATTTTTTTTCCCCTTGGGGATACCCTTGGCAACGATGA
- a CDS encoding SH3 domain-containing protein: MKPAFWILLVLASLTISSSASADTLMLSNGDQAVGTILSENAEKVVIDIRGMPVEIPSSYILYIVQNGVQRKVGEKPAGIGGTILSATETAIPSNIQSVTSTTTIPPGPVDSNPAPLLPVVLPRGKAYQVTSTGISFRKGPSLEYPVISMLSGQTILIEIEFSREWLHASTLEGTEGWIHQNFIRPMENTPCLAAADQLNIREAPGEVYRSLARLQRGAVVVKMEERDEWYNVLYREDEKHCVAGWCNKQYLIPLLQPNLYRPPMKLAKNSAVGMPILLQKTPLAGGLAKLSLTARDPMLTRNGIAKVIVFHKDRSLLDRDGTLYSSEAILLRERLVNSGDILNIGLPEELSLRYVGGDILTMLGERTMDAWQYSLTLPDVPTLAFALTVQEGPARGTIIEVE, from the coding sequence ATGAAACCTGCGTTCTGGATTCTACTCGTCCTGGCTAGCCTTACCATCTCGTCCTCGGCGTCCGCCGATACATTGATGCTCAGCAATGGAGATCAAGCGGTTGGAACCATCCTCTCGGAGAATGCAGAGAAAGTCGTAATCGACATACGCGGCATGCCTGTGGAAATTCCGAGTTCATATATCCTCTATATCGTCCAAAACGGCGTACAACGGAAAGTCGGCGAAAAGCCCGCCGGGATCGGAGGGACAATCCTAAGCGCTACAGAGACAGCCATTCCCTCCAACATTCAAAGCGTTACATCCACAACGACGATTCCACCGGGACCGGTAGACTCCAATCCCGCGCCGCTGCTTCCCGTAGTTCTGCCGCGCGGCAAAGCCTATCAAGTTACAAGTACGGGAATCAGCTTCCGCAAAGGGCCAAGCCTGGAATATCCGGTTATTTCCATGTTGTCAGGACAAACCATCCTGATCGAAATCGAATTTTCCAGAGAATGGCTGCACGCTTCCACGTTAGAGGGAACGGAAGGCTGGATCCACCAGAATTTTATCCGCCCGATGGAAAACACGCCTTGCTTAGCCGCCGCCGATCAACTCAATATCCGTGAGGCGCCTGGAGAGGTTTACCGTTCGCTGGCCCGGCTGCAACGGGGCGCCGTCGTCGTTAAGATGGAAGAACGCGATGAGTGGTATAATGTGCTTTACCGGGAAGACGAAAAACATTGCGTGGCGGGTTGGTGTAACAAGCAATATTTAATTCCGCTCCTGCAGCCCAATCTCTATCGTCCGCCCATGAAATTGGCGAAAAACAGCGCCGTGGGAATGCCCATCCTTTTACAAAAGACGCCCTTGGCGGGCGGACTCGCCAAGTTGAGCCTGACCGCGCGCGATCCCATGTTGACGCGAAACGGCATTGCGAAAGTCATCGTTTTCCACAAAGACCGCTCCTTACTCGATCGAGATGGGACGCTCTACTCCAGCGAAGCGATTCTCCTACGAGAGCGATTGGTCAACTCCGGCGATATCCTCAACATCGGCCTTCCCGAAGAATTGTCTCTACGGTACGTTGGCGGGGATATCTTGACGATGCTGGGCGAGCGGACGATGGATGCTTGGCAATATAGCCTAACTCTGCCTGACGTTCCCACATTGGCTTTCGCTCTCACGGTGCAAGAAGGGCCGGCGCGGGGCACAATTATCGAGGTGGAATAA
- a CDS encoding endonuclease III domain-containing protein, which produces MPVDFMQIYHVLRKHFGHRDWWPGETRMEIIIGAILTQNTAWKNVEKAIANLKKEGALTYHGLSQISESRLAELIRSSGYFNQKAKKLKAFLHFLQKGYQGSLAKMFREETLELRRKLLEIKGVGPETADSILLYAGGHLSFVVDLYSYRVAARHGWIPEEIDYHGLRDFFTDNLPADRELYKDFHAQLVAVGNGFCRKTPKCEECPLRSFLPGGDPL; this is translated from the coding sequence ATGCCTGTCGATTTCATGCAAATCTATCATGTTCTTCGCAAGCATTTCGGTCATCGGGACTGGTGGCCGGGAGAGACGCGCATGGAAATTATTATCGGCGCGATTCTCACTCAGAACACGGCGTGGAAAAATGTGGAAAAGGCTATTGCGAACCTGAAGAAAGAAGGCGCGTTAACTTATCATGGACTCAGCCAGATATCCGAATCGCGTCTGGCGGAGTTGATCCGCTCTTCCGGCTATTTCAACCAGAAAGCGAAAAAGTTGAAAGCCTTTCTTCATTTTTTGCAAAAGGGATATCAAGGCAGCCTGGCGAAGATGTTTCGGGAAGAGACGTTGGAATTGCGCCGGAAACTATTGGAAATCAAAGGCGTGGGGCCGGAGACGGCGGATTCGATTCTCCTCTATGCGGGCGGCCATCTCTCGTTTGTGGTCGATCTTTATTCCTACCGCGTCGCCGCACGCCACGGATGGATTCCCGAAGAGATCGATTATCATGGGTTGAGGGATTTCTTTACGGACAATCTTCCCGCCGATCGGGAACTTTATAAAGATTTCCATGCGCAGTTGGTCGCTGTAGGCAATGGTTTTTGCCGTAAGACGCCCAAATGCGAGGAGTGCCCTTTGCGTTCGTTTTTACCGGGAGGCGATCCTTTGTGA
- a CDS encoding carbamoyltransferase produces the protein MRILGVNYIFHDSAAALVCDGKLIAMVEEERLNRQKHTAVFPAQSIDYCLKEAGLTFTDLDVIVYSAIPRLHFSKKILHWLKYFPNGNRFLLREIYDLAEKEKGRLLWQQKMEHFYGKLPEIHFAEHHLCHAASSFFVSPFESAAILSIDGSGEWATTMLAHGQDRTIRVLDETYYPHSLGTLYETVTQFVGFKPNYDEGKVMGLAPYGEPDAYRDAFRRVVHNGQAPQIRLDLDYFQYHLGQSITYSQKFMDVFGAPRKPGEPLSKNHENVARGVQEILEDSVRKIAIHLRDRTGEKNLVLAGGIALNSVTNGKLIKEGLFEKAFVNPAAHDAGTAIGAAYWHYHQVLGKERCFVLTHPSWGPGFSNGDILKILKYSKLKYSFHPSDIIEKAVDALNQRKIVGWFQGRTEIGPRALGNRSILANPTFPEMKEILNREVKHREPFRPFAPSVAEEDQGRIFDCSHPAPYMLFVYDVLPEWRSKIPAVTHVDGSGRLQTVTKDYNEKYYNLIKAFEKRTGVPVVLNTSFNIMGEPIVNTPAEALRCFFSTGIDVLALGDYWLEKTP, from the coding sequence ATGCGCATTCTCGGCGTCAATTATATTTTCCATGACTCCGCCGCCGCCCTTGTTTGCGATGGCAAACTGATCGCGATGGTGGAAGAAGAACGGCTGAACCGGCAGAAGCACACCGCCGTCTTTCCCGCCCAATCCATCGATTATTGTCTGAAAGAAGCCGGCCTTACTTTCACCGATCTGGATGTCATCGTCTATTCCGCCATACCCCGTCTCCATTTTTCCAAAAAGATCCTTCATTGGCTAAAATACTTCCCCAACGGAAACCGGTTTTTGCTGCGGGAAATTTACGATCTCGCTGAAAAAGAAAAAGGCCGCCTCCTCTGGCAGCAAAAAATGGAGCATTTCTACGGAAAATTGCCCGAAATCCATTTCGCCGAACATCACCTTTGCCACGCCGCCAGTTCCTTTTTCGTCTCCCCCTTCGAGTCGGCGGCCATCCTTTCCATCGACGGTTCCGGCGAATGGGCGACGACCATGCTGGCGCACGGCCAAGACCGTACGATCCGCGTCCTGGATGAGACTTATTATCCCCACTCCCTGGGAACGCTCTACGAAACTGTCACCCAGTTCGTCGGCTTCAAGCCCAATTACGACGAAGGCAAGGTCATGGGCCTTGCCCCTTACGGCGAACCGGATGCATACCGCGACGCCTTCCGCCGCGTTGTTCATAACGGCCAGGCGCCCCAGATACGACTGGATTTGGATTATTTTCAATACCACCTCGGCCAAAGCATCACTTACTCGCAGAAGTTCATGGACGTATTCGGCGCTCCTCGCAAACCCGGCGAGCCGCTTTCTAAAAACCACGAAAACGTCGCCCGCGGCGTACAGGAAATACTGGAAGATTCCGTCCGCAAAATCGCCATTCATCTGCGCGATCGGACGGGAGAGAAAAACCTGGTTCTGGCGGGCGGCATTGCGCTCAACAGCGTAACCAACGGAAAACTCATTAAGGAAGGTTTGTTCGAAAAGGCGTTCGTCAATCCCGCCGCCCACGACGCCGGAACCGCCATCGGCGCGGCCTATTGGCATTACCATCAGGTTTTAGGCAAAGAACGCTGCTTCGTCCTGACCCATCCCAGTTGGGGGCCGGGTTTCTCCAACGGCGACATATTAAAAATATTGAAATATTCCAAATTGAAATACTCGTTTCATCCCAGCGACATCATCGAAAAAGCGGTGGACGCCCTCAACCAGCGCAAGATCGTAGGCTGGTTTCAAGGCCGCACTGAAATCGGACCGCGCGCGCTGGGCAACCGTTCCATCCTCGCCAATCCGACGTTTCCCGAAATGAAGGAAATCCTCAACCGCGAGGTCAAGCACCGCGAACCTTTCCGCCCCTTTGCTCCTTCCGTCGCCGAAGAGGATCAGGGGCGGATTTTCGATTGTTCCCATCCCGCCCCGTATATGCTTTTCGTCTACGATGTTCTTCCCGAATGGCGCTCCAAAATTCCCGCCGTTACTCACGTGGACGGTTCCGGGCGGCTGCAAACCGTCACCAAAGATTACAACGAAAAGTATTACAACCTGATCAAAGCGTTCGAAAAACGGACCGGCGTTCCCGTCGTGCTCAACACCTCGTTCAACATCATGGGCGAGCCCATCGTCAACACTCCGGCGGAGGCGCTGCGCTGCTTCTTCTCCACCGGCATCGACGTCCTCGCCCTCGGCGATTATTGGCTCGAGAAAACGCCATGA
- a CDS encoding glycosyltransferase family 39 protein, which produces MTSKRFFYLLAFALFLRLVFIFGVLNFHPSLYAFVDGDGYMEMGEQFHRGEYLFENKYFQRLPFYPAIVSFISLLPVDRILLVRFWNILVDAVALAMIYIYAKSAFNERCALFAGFLYALHPLVVYRLGMVNTEILQAALLAICVLGALFLLRAASPRKALLLSMAMTLFLFVNTAGRLLPVLYAAFMMIYVRGKKTLLVIACYLTPAISFILAWGVYNYVVSGEYFLFDTRGGKEFWVGNCQAIDGREEGPQREFFLQQLQRKLDRYIYEFKLTPKGLNDRLFQDGMDEIRANPRGALLLFAKKVIRFWFVPASETMLWFTIPLQGFYLLTALYGAYLLGIRSPESAIPFFTIAYFNAIYAVSYACIRYSHAVMPLVCIFSGAALSFLYERWKLSKARA; this is translated from the coding sequence ATGACGTCAAAACGTTTCTTCTATCTTCTCGCCTTCGCTTTGTTCCTGCGCCTGGTTTTTATCTTCGGCGTTCTAAACTTCCATCCCTCGCTCTATGCCTTCGTGGATGGAGACGGTTATATGGAAATGGGCGAGCAGTTTCACCGGGGCGAGTACCTTTTCGAGAACAAATATTTCCAGCGTTTACCTTTTTATCCGGCGATCGTCTCTTTCATTTCGCTACTACCGGTTGATCGGATTCTTCTGGTTCGCTTTTGGAATATTCTTGTCGATGCCGTCGCTCTCGCCATGATCTATATTTACGCAAAAAGCGCCTTCAACGAACGCTGCGCTCTTTTCGCGGGCTTTCTCTATGCCCTCCATCCTCTCGTCGTCTATCGCCTGGGCATGGTCAATACCGAAATTCTGCAAGCGGCGCTTCTAGCCATCTGCGTTCTCGGCGCACTCTTCCTTCTGCGCGCCGCCAGCCCGCGCAAAGCCCTTTTGCTATCGATGGCGATGACGTTATTCCTATTTGTCAATACGGCGGGCCGCCTGCTTCCCGTCCTCTACGCCGCTTTCATGATGATATACGTCAGAGGGAAAAAAACTTTACTCGTCATCGCTTGTTATCTAACGCCAGCAATCTCTTTTATTCTCGCATGGGGCGTTTATAATTACGTTGTTTCAGGGGAGTATTTTCTCTTCGACACGCGCGGGGGAAAAGAATTTTGGGTCGGCAATTGCCAAGCCATCGATGGACGCGAAGAAGGCCCGCAGCGGGAATTTTTTCTGCAACAATTGCAACGGAAATTGGATCGTTATATCTACGAATTCAAACTCACGCCTAAAGGTTTGAACGATCGCCTATTCCAGGACGGCATGGACGAAATCCGCGCCAATCCGCGCGGGGCGCTGCTTCTCTTTGCGAAGAAAGTTATCCGCTTCTGGTTCGTCCCCGCATCGGAAACCATGCTTTGGTTTACGATTCCCTTGCAAGGATTCTATCTTTTGACGGCGCTGTACGGAGCTTATCTTCTAGGAATCCGTTCGCCCGAATCCGCCATTCCTTTTTTCACGATCGCCTATTTCAACGCCATTTACGCCGTCTCCTACGCTTGCATCCGCTATAGCCACGCCGTCATGCCTCTTGTTTGCATCTTCAGCGGCGCGGCTCTTTCTTTCCTCTATGAGAGATGGAAGCTCTCGAAGGCCCGCGCATGA
- a CDS encoding glycosyltransferase family 2 protein, translated as MNNAQPPKVSVVLPAYNRERTILRALNSVLSQTFADFEILAVDDGSADGTIKAIQSCADPRIRCLRHEKNRGAAAARNTGIKAARGEYVAFLDSDDEWLPQKLELQTAALDACCPETGGNSTWTFDHFPQQERTVVHSPRIEGPFLKHIALGCDLRPGTALMIRRSVYDDVGLYDDTLTRLEDWDWLLRFAQKYTLDIVKEPLAHIHMGAMPPTSRVEAPTLAIIQRFLHPMTQFGRLFRQRAIALQYMLLAAGFFRDRRYGKGFRYFLKGFSQYPLQRPGTLVFVLDSLLGTSLALRVSQWKRRLFGSAQ; from the coding sequence ATGAACAACGCCCAACCGCCCAAGGTTTCCGTCGTCCTGCCCGCGTACAACCGGGAACGCACGATTCTGCGCGCATTGAACAGCGTTCTAAGCCAAACTTTCGCCGATTTCGAAATTCTCGCCGTCGACGACGGCTCCGCCGACGGAACGATAAAAGCCATCCAATCCTGCGCCGATCCCCGCATTCGCTGCCTGCGCCACGAAAAAAATCGCGGCGCCGCCGCCGCCCGCAACACCGGCATCAAAGCGGCGCGAGGCGAATATGTCGCTTTTCTCGATTCCGACGACGAATGGCTGCCTCAAAAATTGGAACTCCAAACCGCCGCTCTCGACGCCTGCTGTCCTGAAACCGGCGGTAATTCCACCTGGACTTTCGACCATTTCCCTCAGCAAGAAAGAACTGTCGTCCATAGCCCGCGCATCGAAGGCCCCTTTCTCAAGCATATCGCTCTCGGCTGCGATCTACGCCCCGGAACGGCGCTTATGATCCGCCGTTCAGTCTATGACGATGTGGGATTGTACGACGATACGCTGACACGGCTGGAAGATTGGGACTGGCTGCTGCGGTTCGCGCAAAAGTATACCCTCGATATTGTTAAAGAACCGCTCGCCCATATCCACATGGGAGCGATGCCGCCCACGTCAAGGGTTGAAGCGCCCACTCTGGCGATCATTCAACGCTTCCTTCATCCCATGACCCAATTCGGGCGCCTTTTCCGCCAGCGAGCCATTGCCCTGCAATACATGCTGCTGGCGGCGGGATTCTTCCGCGACCGCCGCTATGGCAAAGGCTTCCGTTATTTCCTTAAAGGGTTTTCGCAATATCCGCTGCAGCGTCCAGGAACGTTGGTTTTTGTACTCGATTCCCTGCTGGGAACCTCTCTGGCTCTACGCGTTTCCCAATGGAAACGCCGCCTATTCGGCAGCGCCCAATAA
- a CDS encoding methyl-accepting chemotaxis protein, with amino-acid sequence MKWFRDLSLAFKLNLAFFIMIVLIGVIGIEGYWSLKVRQRILNDVFTTRIPSLDYLIEVDRDLQQLLVAERSMIFCDAATDQFKQLAADYNDNYNQMEERWQKYKALCQNEEEQTLFPQFEKSRDEWKAISQQIVDGRSADTREGRRLALDLSLGIAQEKFEATRAYLDQLQQILLKISQTDHETANASYGRNVFDFFFIMVIGLIAGILLSYLINKGITNPLAKCMRMIQDLSAGKLNQSLDIDQKDEIGVIAGELAQMSASLREIIQGIQQSAEQVAASSEHLSTSSQSLAQGATEQASNLEEAAKTIDDLIRTIGNNSKNARQTEDVSSKAAVEADRGGQAVMETVDAMKTIADKITIINDISDQTNLLALNAAIEAARAGEMGKGFAVVAVEVRKLAERSQVAAKEIGEMAKSSVVKAEEAGALIQSVVPDIKNASELVRQISANCNEQTQSGEQLRTVIHQLEQVTRENSSSSEECASSSEELAAQAQSLQEMVSHFDIGETTMDKKRLLLS; translated from the coding sequence ATGAAATGGTTTAGGGATTTATCGCTCGCTTTCAAATTGAATCTTGCTTTTTTCATCATGATTGTTCTTATCGGCGTTATTGGCATCGAGGGGTATTGGAGCCTAAAAGTACGGCAGCGAATTCTGAACGACGTTTTTACGACGAGAATTCCAAGTCTCGATTATTTGATCGAAGTCGATCGCGATCTCCAACAATTGCTGGTCGCCGAACGTTCCATGATTTTTTGCGATGCCGCGACGGATCAATTCAAGCAATTGGCCGCCGACTATAATGACAATTACAACCAGATGGAAGAACGTTGGCAAAAATACAAGGCTCTCTGCCAAAACGAGGAAGAACAAACTCTTTTCCCCCAGTTCGAAAAAAGCCGAGACGAGTGGAAAGCCATATCTCAACAAATTGTCGACGGCCGTTCGGCGGACACGCGCGAGGGGCGGCGCCTGGCGCTCGATCTATCTCTGGGGATAGCGCAAGAAAAATTCGAAGCGACGCGGGCTTACCTGGACCAGTTGCAACAAATCCTTCTGAAAATATCGCAAACCGATCATGAAACAGCCAATGCGTCGTATGGCCGGAACGTATTCGACTTTTTTTTCATTATGGTGATAGGCTTAATCGCCGGGATTCTTCTCTCCTATCTCATCAATAAAGGGATTACGAATCCCTTAGCGAAATGCATGAGAATGATCCAAGATTTGTCCGCCGGAAAATTGAATCAATCCCTTGATATCGATCAAAAAGACGAAATCGGCGTAATCGCCGGCGAATTGGCGCAAATGTCCGCATCGTTGCGGGAGATCATCCAAGGGATTCAACAATCCGCGGAACAAGTAGCCGCTAGTTCGGAACACCTATCCACTTCGTCGCAAAGCCTGGCTCAAGGAGCGACGGAACAAGCGTCCAATTTGGAGGAAGCCGCGAAAACGATCGATGACTTAATCAGAACCATCGGCAATAACTCGAAAAACGCCCGCCAGACCGAGGATGTATCGTCCAAAGCCGCCGTGGAAGCGGATCGAGGCGGCCAGGCGGTAATGGAAACGGTGGACGCCATGAAAACCATCGCCGATAAAATAACGATCATTAATGACATATCCGACCAGACCAATCTGCTGGCGCTCAACGCCGCCATTGAAGCCGCTCGCGCCGGAGAGATGGGCAAAGGCTTCGCCGTCGTCGCGGTCGAAGTTCGCAAACTCGCCGAACGCAGCCAGGTCGCCGCGAAAGAGATCGGCGAAATGGCCAAGAGCAGCGTCGTCAAAGCGGAAGAAGCGGGCGCTTTGATTCAGTCCGTCGTGCCCGATATTAAAAACGCTTCCGAGTTGGTGCGTCAAATCAGCGCCAACTGCAACGAACAGACGCAAAGCGGCGAACAACTTCGCACGGTCATTCATCAGCTCGAACAGGTTACGCGAGAGAATTCCTCCTCCAGCGAAGAATGCGCTTCTTCCAGCGAGGAATTGGCCGCGCAAGCGCAATCACTGCAGGAAATGGTAAGCCATTTCGATATCGGCGAAACGACGATGGACAAGAAAAGATTATTATTGTCCTGA
- a CDS encoding cache domain-containing protein: protein MKRMLVFIAMGGLFVFAGWAFAAEKEAEKAPQKVIDFGEKELVKWGYDPIIVKAVKEENAKKKTLEQVKAMDEKWTKTPGIADYMKAMMESECSKHLITKLLKSQPFFDEIFVMDNLGANVAMTDKTSDYWQGDEDKFKKSFNEGKGGIDIGDVKFDDSTQAYLVQISVPVKEVVDKETKKEIVIGAITIGINIDKFK from the coding sequence ATGAAAAGAATGTTGGTTTTCATTGCCATGGGAGGCTTATTCGTTTTTGCCGGCTGGGCCTTCGCGGCGGAAAAAGAGGCGGAAAAGGCGCCGCAAAAAGTCATCGATTTCGGCGAGAAGGAACTGGTTAAATGGGGCTATGATCCCATTATCGTCAAAGCCGTGAAAGAAGAGAACGCCAAAAAGAAAACGTTGGAACAAGTGAAGGCGATGGACGAAAAGTGGACCAAGACGCCGGGCATCGCGGATTATATGAAGGCCATGATGGAATCGGAATGCAGTAAACACCTAATTACCAAACTGTTGAAAAGCCAACCGTTCTTCGACGAGATTTTCGTCATGGACAATCTAGGCGCCAACGTCGCCATGACGGACAAGACTTCCGATTATTGGCAGGGCGACGAAGACAAGTTCAAGAAGTCGTTCAACGAAGGAAAGGGCGGCATCGATATCGGCGACGTGAAATTTGACGACAGCACCCAGGCTTATCTCGTTCAAATCTCCGTGCCCGTGAAAGAAGTAGTGGATAAAGAGACGAAAAAAGAAATCGTGATCGGCGCGATTACAATTGGAATCAACATCGATAAATTCAAATGA
- a CDS encoding porin has protein sequence MSRARWILAVCLVLWGSSAPMFAAEAQEPTERELKLEKMVQDLLQRVDDLEKKLEEGKSETAVIKETVEKSVEEKKGKPTDAKGYWKGGLNFESADGAHKLKIGGRVQSDWYAGSVDNGDFQDGTTFRRVWLKILGKVYDDFDFKLQYGLENDGVTRWKDLYFDYTGLDFTQIRFGYYKEPFSMEELMFNGDLTFLERAPLNALVSPSRSTGIMFHNGVLDNRMTWEAGVFKRTNAFGNGWESDGSAGDWDITARLTGLPWYEDNGEKLLHLGAAYSHKEWGGDALRYNSRGSYYNTGANTTLVDTAGINADAVDMIGAELAMVYGPFTLSSEYVHSEVDAVAADSPSFDSYYVQASYFLTGESRPYKLGEGMWTQVKPKNNFSLKNGGWGAWEVAARYTNLDLSDTPVATAIGGDMDDYALALNWYLNPFTRVMWDYVHSESDDTAGVDQDADIFMMRLQLDF, from the coding sequence ATGAGTAGAGCAAGATGGATATTGGCAGTATGCCTGGTTTTGTGGGGAAGCTCTGCGCCGATGTTTGCAGCGGAGGCGCAAGAACCTACGGAAAGAGAATTGAAATTGGAGAAAATGGTGCAAGATCTGCTGCAACGGGTAGACGATCTGGAAAAGAAACTGGAGGAGGGAAAATCGGAAACGGCGGTGATCAAGGAGACCGTCGAGAAAAGCGTAGAGGAGAAAAAAGGGAAACCTACGGATGCGAAAGGTTATTGGAAAGGCGGCTTGAATTTCGAATCGGCGGACGGCGCGCATAAGCTTAAAATCGGAGGACGAGTGCAAAGCGATTGGTACGCCGGCTCGGTCGATAATGGTGATTTTCAGGACGGTACGACATTCCGCCGGGTTTGGCTGAAAATCTTGGGTAAGGTATACGACGATTTCGATTTCAAATTGCAATATGGACTAGAAAACGACGGCGTAACGAGATGGAAAGATCTGTATTTCGATTATACGGGATTGGATTTTACTCAAATTCGCTTCGGTTATTATAAGGAACCTTTCAGTATGGAAGAACTGATGTTTAACGGCGATCTCACCTTTTTGGAAAGAGCGCCGCTCAACGCTTTAGTCTCTCCCAGCCGCAGCACCGGCATTATGTTTCATAATGGAGTTTTGGATAACCGTATGACGTGGGAAGCCGGAGTTTTCAAGCGGACCAACGCTTTCGGCAACGGATGGGAAAGCGATGGATCGGCGGGCGATTGGGATATAACCGCTCGCCTAACCGGATTGCCATGGTACGAAGACAACGGCGAAAAGCTTCTTCACTTGGGAGCGGCTTATAGCCATAAGGAATGGGGAGGCGACGCCCTTCGTTATAATTCACGCGGAAGTTACTACAATACGGGCGCCAACACGACTCTGGTCGATACGGCGGGGATCAATGCGGACGCCGTCGATATGATCGGCGCAGAGTTGGCTATGGTATATGGTCCCTTTACGCTTTCGAGCGAGTACGTTCATTCGGAAGTGGATGCCGTGGCTGCCGATTCTCCTTCTTTCGATTCCTATTACGTCCAAGCGTCGTATTTCCTGACGGGCGAATCCCGTCCCTACAAGCTGGGCGAGGGAATGTGGACGCAAGTGAAGCCCAAAAACAACTTCAGCCTGAAGAACGGCGGCTGGGGCGCTTGGGAAGTCGCAGCGCGCTACACCAATTTGGATTTAAGCGATACGCCGGTTGCGACCGCGATAGGTGGAGATATGGACGATTACGCCCTCGCCTTGAACTGGTATCTCAATCCCTTCACCCGCGTTATGTGGGATTACGTCCATTCGGAAAGCGACGATACGGCGGGAGTGGATCAAGACGCGGATATCTTCATGATGAGGCTGCAACTCGATTTTTAA
- a CDS encoding TIM barrel protein, with amino-acid sequence MQESTISRRSALGALTTGVLGAAAGSPQALASETSGKLKENIKQSVSKWCFDKFIQQNSYDEFAKRCAELGLAGIDLIDYKEWPTAQKYGLVPTMTPGAGNIPNALNVKDNHAKCLEEFKTNIPRAAENKVPNVITFSGNRRGMSDEEGWENCALGLKEAVKIAEDKGVIICMELLNSKVDHKDYMCDHTEWGVELCKRVNSPNFKLLYDIYHMQIMEGDIIRTIKKYSPYLGHFHTGGNPGRLDIDDTQELFYPPIMKAIVETGYKGYVAHEFIPKNGLDSLAAAIRLCDV; translated from the coding sequence ATGCAGGAATCTACGATTTCTCGCCGTTCGGCGCTGGGCGCTTTGACTACGGGCGTTTTAGGGGCCGCCGCAGGCTCTCCCCAAGCGCTTGCCAGTGAAACCAGCGGCAAATTGAAAGAAAACATCAAGCAGTCGGTTTCCAAATGGTGCTTCGACAAATTCATCCAACAGAATTCCTACGACGAATTCGCCAAACGCTGCGCCGAATTAGGCCTGGCCGGCATCGACCTGATCGATTACAAGGAATGGCCCACGGCTCAAAAATACGGGCTGGTTCCCACCATGACGCCGGGCGCGGGTAATATCCCCAACGCCTTGAACGTCAAGGACAATCACGCCAAATGCCTTGAAGAATTCAAAACGAATATCCCGCGCGCTGCGGAAAATAAAGTCCCCAACGTAATCACTTTTTCCGGCAACCGGCGGGGCATGAGCGACGAAGAAGGATGGGAGAATTGCGCCCTGGGTTTGAAAGAAGCCGTCAAGATCGCCGAAGACAAGGGCGTGATCATCTGCATGGAACTGCTCAACAGCAAGGTCGATCACAAGGATTACATGTGCGATCATACGGAATGGGGCGTGGAATTATGCAAGCGGGTCAATTCGCCCAATTTCAAACTCCTTTACGACATTTACCACATGCAGATCATGGAAGGCGATATCATCCGCACTATCAAAAAGTACTCGCCATACCTCGGCCATTTCCACACCGGTGGCAATCCGGGACGGCTGGATATCGACGATACGCAGGAACTTTTTTATCCCCCCATCATGAAAGCCATTGTAGAAACGGGATACAAGGGATATGTCGCGCATGAATTCATCCCCAAAAACGGATTGGACTCGCTGGCGGCGGCAATCAGACTGTGCGACGTATAA